ctttcccctcatccacagaaccagttatctcgtcacagaaggcaattagattagtcaggcatgacttgcccttcgtgaatccatgctgactgttcctgatcactttcctctcctctaagtgcttcagaaatgattccttgaggacctgctccatgatttttccagggactgaggtgaggctgactggcctgtagttccccggatccttcttcttccctttttaaaatatgggcactacattagcctttttccagtcctctgggacttcccccgatcgccatgagttatcagagataatggccagtggctctgcaatcacatccgccaactcctttagcactctcggatgcaacgcatccggccctatggacttgtgctcgtccagcttttctaaatagtcctgaaccacttctttctccacagagggctggtcacctcctccccatgctgtgctgcccagtgcagtagtctgggagctgaccttgttcgtgaagacagaggcaaaaaaagcattgagtacattagctttttccacatcctctgtcactaggttgcctccctcattcagtaaggggcccacattttccttgactttcttcttgttgccaacagacctgaagaaacccttcttgttactcttaacatctcttcctagctgcacctccaggtgtgatttggccttcctgatttcactcctgcatgcccgagcaatatttttatactcttccctggtcacgggtccaatcttccacttcttgtaagcttcttttctgtgtttaagatcagcaaggatttcactgttaagccaagctggtcacctgccatatttactattctttctacacatcgggatggtttgtccctgtaaccacaataaggattctttaaaatacagccagctctcctggactcctttccccctcatgttattctcccaggggatcttgcccatcagttccctgagggagtcaaagtctgcttttctgaagtccagggaccgtattctgctgctctcctttcttccctgtgtcaggatcctgaactcgaccatctcatggtcactgcctcccaggttcccatccactttagcttcccctactaattcttcccggtttgtgagcagcacgtcaagaagagctctgcccctagttggttcctccagcacttgcaccaggaaattgtcccctacactttccaaaaacttcctggattgtctgtgcaccgctgtattgctctcccagcagatatcagggtgattgaagtctcccatgagaaccagggcatgcgatctagtaacttccgttagttgccggaagaaagcctcgcccacctcatccccctggtccgtggtctacagcagactcccaccacgacatcacccttgttgctcacgcttctaaacttaatccagagactcttgggtttttctgcagtttcataccggagctctgagcagtcatactgctcccttacatacaatgcaactcccccaccttttctgccctgcctgtccttcctgaacagcttatatccatccatgacaatactccggagtcctagctcccagacacatcctgctctaaccactagaccttactcccctcccagagccagggatagaactcaggcatccaggctcccagcccccgctgctctAACCCATTAACCCTCACTCCCTTCCAAGAGtaggggctagaacccaggagtcctggctcccagccctactGTTCCAACCTACTAGACCTCGTTTCCTGCCCATATCTGGTAATAGAAACCAGGATTTCAGGTGGGGTTTGCAGAGCTTCCCAAACAGTGGTTCTTGTGATTCATGCAGCAGAGCCCTGCTCTCAGCACAAGTGgtgcaggctctctgcaaactcaggcagcaTGGCTGTATCAGTAACACTTGGCAGtcacattttcaatcttttctccccTACCGTGAGGAAGGAAAActgcctttcttttttaaatgaaagctgagacccTGGTACAATCATCTGACTCCTGGAACTGGGGCCTGAGGCCAGGATCTAGagtggccttaattcagcccGGCTCTGCTTGTGTTTCCTTTCAGGTTCCCATCAGTGTCCTGGCTGGCTTCAGGTCACTCTAGGGGCTGGGAATCTCATCCTACGCTCTTGCTGGCGGTTTGTGGTGAGTCACCAAGGGCTGTAGCTTTATCTGTCTGGGTGCGTCAGTCGGCAGCGTGGATGCgacactgggggaggggcggccAGTGACATTGagaggcagcaaatttaaaactgaggCTCAGTCACAatgagcctgtggaactcactgccacaggatctCACTGGGGTCGTGAGCTTAGCAGGGCTCAGTGAAGGATCAGGACACATATAAGAGGAACAAGACCAGCCAGAGGGCCAGGAAGTACCCAAGTGCTTTGGCAGGGgctataaaccctcctgcttcagggcatcaaTGAGCCTCTAACTGATGGGCAAGAAGGGTCTAAGTTGGGGGACAAGTTATCATTGTCCATTAGGGGCTGTCTTGCTCCTTGCTCAGAAGTAGCTGGGGCTGTCCAGCCTTGGAGGTGGGCTCCCGGGTTAGATGGGCCCCAGGTCTGATTCAGTGTGGCCATCCCCAAGCAGCCTGTTTTGGGGGATGTTTTGATGGCGAGAATGGGTGGAAACACGATCTGGGTTTGCAAAGAAGcccaagggatttaggcacctagttcCCAGTGATTTTAAATCCCGGACACTTTTTCAGACCGTGTCCCTTTGAGGCTTCTCCCAAGCCCATGGGAGTCAGTGGCGATGGGGCTGAACAGGCTCTGGGGCAGGCCCTGTGTCTCTGCAGGCCTCTGTGCTGGTGCTTTTACCAGCAACTCCCAAAACATTGATCGGGCGCCTTCACTCCCACCAACACTGCTTTGCAGTTTCCCTCTTGGTGTCTGAGAAGGGACAGACCCTGGCAGCCCCTGGGAGCGACGGAGCCGGGAGCAGAGACCCCAGCACGGCAGAATGCAGCGCCCGCCTGGAGCGTTTCCGATCCCAGCTGTGTCACGCGGCCCCGACCGGCCCAGCAGGTAACCCCAGCTCGTGTGTCTCTGAGCCGCCCTCCGCCCCGGGCACGGCCAGTGGAAACCCAGCTGCCGTCCCAGCCCGTGGGGATCCTGCAGGACAGGGACATGCCACCCCCTGCTGGCTGCACCGATCTAGCCACCAGCCCCACTGGGCGCCAGGCGAGGTTTATGAAGGGACGTCCTCCGCTGGGACTGTGCATGGGGCAGCGACATCTACTGGCCGTTCAGGTTATTACACAGCCACGAAGATTTTAACAACAATGTAatagaaaaaaacaacaaggagtccggtggcactttaaagacgaacagatttatttgggcaacagctttcatgggtaaaaaacccacttcttcagatgcatggagtgaacattacagatgcaggcattattatactgacacacgaagagaagggacttacctcacaagtggagagccagtgttgacagggccaattcaatcaggccCTGTCTGATACAACCCAATtgagccaagccctaagatacaaccgcatttgctccaatccctcagatagagacaaacacctacaagatctctatcaagcgttcttacaactacaatacccacctggggaagtgaggaaacagattgacagagcgagacgggtgcccagaagtcacctactacaggacaggcccaacaaggaaaataccAGAAcatcactggccatcacatacagcccccagctaacaCCTCTCCAGGGCATCATCGACGATCtccaacctatcctggaaaatgatcccccactctcacagaccttgggagacaggccagtcctcgcttacagacagccccccaacctgaagcaaatactcaccagcaactacacaccacaccacagaaacactaatccaggaaccaatccctgtaacaaatcttgttgcctactctgtccccatatctactctagtgacatcatcagaggacccaaccccatcagccacaccatcaggggctcattcacctgcacatctaccaatgtgatatatgccatcatgtgccagctatgcccctctgccatgtgcattggccaaactggagagtatctatgtaaaagaataaatggacacacatcggacatcaggaacggtaacatgcaaaagccagcaggagaacacttcaatctccctagaCATTCGATAACAGATTTCAAAGTAGCCATCCTGCaacaaaaaccttcagaaacagacttcaaagagaaactgcagagctaaaattcatttgcaaatttaacaccattaatttgggcttgaatcgggactgggagtggctggctcactacaaaagcaactttccctctcctggaattgacacctccgcATCTATTttttgggagtggaccacatccacccagactgaattggccctgtccacactggctctccccttgtgaggtaactcccttcatgtgtcagtataataatgcctgcatctgtaattttcactccatgcatctgaagaagtgggtttttccccacaaagcttatgcccaaataaatctgttaatctttagggtgccaccggactccacattgtttctgtggatacagactaacacggcgacccccTGAGACTTGACACAATGTAATACAAAGCTGTCCAATTTTTTTCAGAGTGGGGGGGTTTCACATCTTATTAGTGAGATTGTCTTACGGTCCCATCCACTCCCATTCCCTGGCATCTGGGCCCAATGTCCCCTCCCATTCTCCATCACCCCTGGGTCCCAGTCTCCCCTCCTGTTCCCAGTTTAAcatcaccccttccccccagttaCTCCAAGACCATACTAGGACATTCTcgtagtgtaaaggggccttaaagtgggtaCATTGGCCCCTGAGAATCTCCTCTTTCCTGGGGGGGCCTCTCCGGCTGGTGTGAAGCTGGGGTAAGGGCCCTCACCCACCCTGTTCCCAACCCCCACAATGGGGGGAGATTGGTAGTATGGCTAGAGTGCAGTGCGCTATGGgtcttctctgcttcccagggcccATATGGGAGCAATGGATAACGCAGAGCAGCCCCGAGGCTGCTGTAACTGAcagcaggagccaggcagggcccggcccagccccagaTTTCTGGGAGCACAAAGGGGACTCAAACCCATTTGAACCCCATTCCTGCCCCAGTTGCAGGAAGGGAGTAGCCAGGAACGAGGCCCAGAGGGCTCAGAGCATTAATGAATCCTGTCTCCCTGCAGGGGGCtccgggtgcaaactctgccccACGGACTGGCATCTGCGTGGGGACAAGTGCTACTGGGTCTCCAGAGGAGGTAAAACGTGGAGCGAGAGCCGCGCCGACTGCTCAGcgaggggctcccagctgctggtgaTCCAGGACCCCGAGGAGCTGGTAAAGGGGATGATCCCTTCCTGCTGGAGCtgcccctgcagggctgggccctgggtACAGAGTCCAAGGGCGTGCATAGGTTACATGgtagggctgggattttcaaagcggCCTAGGGTATTTGGACACCCTGTTCCCATTAATTGTTAATAATGGGGTGTCCAAACTCCCTAGGCTGCTTTGACAATCCCAGCCTAAATCACCAGCCCCAGGATCAGGGGCACACAAAGGCGGCTTAAAGGTACCCCCTTCTGGGGTGTGCAGCTGGAGAGAGGGGCTGGCGGTGTGTGAGGATGGGTGGCTACAGAGAGAGGGcggttggatggatggatggacggatagaGGGGTGTATATGGGGGATAGttggat
The window above is part of the Natator depressus isolate rNatDep1 chromosome 14, rNatDep2.hap1, whole genome shotgun sequence genome. Proteins encoded here:
- the LOC141997945 gene encoding LOW QUALITY PROTEIN: killer cell lectin-like receptor subfamily B member 1 (The sequence of the model RefSeq protein was modified relative to this genomic sequence to represent the inferred CDS: inserted 1 base in 1 codon), with the protein product MEDEEGYTALNLRPKRGGSGGPSPAGYQGSHQCPGWLQVTLGAGNLILXLLLAVCVSLLVSEKGQTLAAPGSDGAGSRDPSTAECSARLERFRSQLCHAAPTGPAGGSGCKLCPTDWHLRGDKCYWVSRGGKTWSESRADCSARGSQLLVIQDPEELEFLKDLTQGSRLFWIGLSVSSPEKGWNWLDGSRLDQTLFPVSGPAEGNSCGVVKGNRIGSDTCSSGYQWICQRDAVPL